The Pseudomonas sp. FP2309 genome has a window encoding:
- a CDS encoding YkgJ family cysteine cluster protein, with translation MKPQLIAAAELDRLETWQKYSAHMCGGCVSSCCTLPVEVKIKDLIRIGIVDEFERGDPPKNIAKRLQKEGIVERYNNKSEIFTLQRMSNNDCLYLDRKTRFCTIYDKRPDTCRNHPKIGPRPGYCAYKPKEVVRETKFRTLDKF, from the coding sequence ATGAAGCCTCAACTGATCGCCGCCGCGGAACTTGACCGTCTCGAGACCTGGCAGAAATATTCCGCGCACATGTGCGGCGGCTGCGTGTCCAGCTGCTGCACGCTGCCGGTCGAAGTGAAGATCAAGGACCTGATCCGCATCGGCATCGTCGACGAATTCGAGCGCGGCGACCCGCCGAAGAACATCGCCAAGCGGCTGCAGAAGGAAGGCATCGTCGAGCGCTACAACAACAAATCCGAAATTTTTACCCTGCAGCGCATGAGCAACAACGACTGCCTGTACCTGGATCGTAAGACGCGCTTCTGCACTATTTATGACAAGCGCCCGGACACCTGCCGCAACCACCCGAAAATCGGCCCGCGGCCGGGGTATTGCGCGTACAAGCCAAAGGAAGTGGTGCGCGAGACCAAGTTCCGTACGCTGGATAAGTTCTAA
- a CDS encoding glycogen/starch/alpha-glucan phosphorylase produces the protein MSQEPLAREAEVAAFRDAVLTKLTYAVGKDPDHAFDHDWFEAIALAARDQMVDHWMNHTRRIYRKGQKRVYYLSLEFLIGRLLYDSLSNLGVLEIAREALAELGVDLERIRLLEPDAALGNGGLGRLAACFMESMSTLGIAGHGYGIRYEHGLFRQAIVDGWQQEQTERWLDFGNPWEFERAEVIYPIGFGGSVETLPDPAGKLIQVWTPGETVRAVAYDTPVVGWRGASVNTLRLWRARAVEDLHLERFNAGDHLGAVAEVARAESISRVLYPADSTEAGQELRLRQEYFFVSASLQDLLRRHKNMHGSVLSLGEHAAIQLNDTHPSIAVAELMRQLVDLHDIAWDAAWQVTVETLSYTNHTLLPEALETWPVGLMERMLPRHMQIIYLINAQHIDSLRAKGIHDFDVLRAVSLIEEDNGRRVRMGNLAFLGSHSVNGVSGLHTQLMRSTVFSELHKLYPERINNKTNGITFRRWLYQANPKLTQMLVDALGPDILDNMETRLGELETFAEKQAFRKAFADQRLHSKRALAEIIHERLGISVNPAAMFDVQVKRIHEYKRQLLNLMHTVALYQAIRAEPEIDWVPRVKIFAGKAAASYHQAKLIIKLTNDIARTVNNDPTVRGLLKVVFLPNYNVSLAESIIPAADLSEQISTAGFEASGTSNMKFGLNGALTIGTMDGANVEMHERVGAEHMFIFGLSAQQVEARKQAGEFSAGPDIAASHRLNDVLQAIRGGVFSPDDPGRYVGLIDGLIDYDRFLVCADFDSYWDAQAKVEAHWHDSKAWWRSAVLNTARMGWFSSDRTIREYATEIWKALD, from the coding sequence ATGTCTCAGGAACCACTTGCACGAGAAGCAGAGGTAGCCGCATTTCGCGATGCCGTCTTGACCAAACTCACCTACGCGGTGGGCAAGGACCCGGATCACGCCTTCGACCATGACTGGTTCGAAGCCATTGCCCTGGCCGCGCGCGACCAGATGGTCGACCACTGGATGAACCACACCCGGCGTATCTACCGTAAAGGTCAGAAGCGGGTCTATTACCTCTCCCTGGAATTCCTGATCGGCCGTCTGCTCTACGACAGCCTCAGCAACCTTGGTGTGCTGGAGATCGCGCGCGAGGCGCTGGCCGAGTTGGGCGTCGATCTGGAGCGTATCCGCCTGCTGGAGCCCGACGCGGCGCTCGGCAACGGTGGCTTGGGCCGTCTGGCCGCGTGCTTTATGGAAAGCATGTCGACCCTGGGCATTGCCGGTCATGGCTATGGCATTCGTTACGAGCACGGCTTGTTCCGCCAGGCGATTGTCGATGGCTGGCAACAGGAACAGACCGAGCGCTGGCTGGATTTCGGCAACCCTTGGGAGTTCGAGCGCGCCGAAGTGATCTACCCGATCGGTTTCGGCGGCAGCGTGGAAACCCTGCCGGACCCCGCCGGCAAGTTGATCCAAGTGTGGACGCCCGGCGAGACCGTGCGTGCCGTCGCCTACGACACCCCGGTGGTCGGCTGGCGCGGCGCCAGCGTCAACACCCTGCGCCTGTGGCGTGCGCGGGCGGTGGAAGACTTGCACCTGGAACGCTTCAACGCCGGTGACCACCTGGGCGCCGTCGCCGAAGTGGCCCGTGCCGAAAGCATCTCCCGAGTGCTTTACCCGGCCGACAGCACCGAAGCAGGGCAGGAACTGCGCCTGCGCCAGGAATACTTCTTCGTCTCGGCGTCGCTGCAAGACTTGCTGCGTCGCCACAAAAACATGCACGGCTCGGTATTGAGCCTGGGCGAACACGCGGCGATCCAGCTCAACGACACCCACCCGTCGATCGCGGTGGCCGAGTTGATGCGTCAACTGGTGGACTTGCACGATATTGCCTGGGACGCGGCCTGGCAGGTCACGGTCGAAACCTTGTCCTACACCAACCACACCTTGCTGCCCGAGGCGCTGGAAACCTGGCCTGTAGGCTTGATGGAACGCATGCTGCCGCGGCACATGCAAATCATCTACCTGATCAACGCCCAGCATATCGACTCGCTGCGTGCCAAGGGCATCCATGACTTTGACGTGCTGCGCGCCGTGTCGCTGATCGAAGAAGACAACGGCCGCCGTGTGCGCATGGGGAACCTTGCGTTTCTCGGCTCCCACAGCGTCAACGGCGTGTCCGGCCTGCACACGCAACTGATGCGCAGCACGGTGTTCTCCGAACTGCACAAGCTGTACCCGGAGCGCATCAACAACAAAACCAACGGCATTACCTTCCGTCGCTGGCTGTACCAGGCCAACCCCAAGCTCACGCAGATGTTGGTGGATGCGCTGGGGCCGGACATTCTCGACAACATGGAGACCCGCCTGGGCGAGCTGGAAACCTTTGCCGAGAAACAGGCCTTCCGCAAAGCCTTCGCCGACCAACGTCTGCACAGCAAGCGTGCCCTGGCCGAGATCATCCACGAGCGCCTGGGCATTTCGGTGAACCCGGCGGCGATGTTCGACGTGCAGGTCAAGCGCATCCACGAATACAAGCGCCAGTTGCTCAACCTGATGCACACCGTGGCGTTGTACCAGGCGATCCGTGCCGAGCCCGAGATCGACTGGGTGCCGCGTGTGAAGATCTTCGCCGGCAAGGCCGCGGCGAGCTATCACCAGGCCAAGTTGATCATCAAACTGACCAACGACATCGCGCGCACCGTCAACAACGACCCCACCGTGCGCGGTTTGCTCAAGGTGGTGTTCCTGCCCAACTACAACGTCAGCCTGGCCGAAAGCATCATCCCGGCGGCGGACTTGTCGGAGCAGATCTCCACCGCCGGTTTTGAAGCGTCCGGCACCAGCAACATGAAGTTCGGCCTCAATGGCGCGCTGACCATCGGCACCATGGACGGCGCCAACGTGGAGATGCACGAACGCGTAGGCGCCGAGCACATGTTTATCTTTGGTCTGAGCGCCCAGCAGGTCGAAGCGCGCAAGCAGGCCGGTGAGTTCAGCGCAGGGCCGGACATTGCCGCCTCCCATCGCCTCAACGATGTGCTGCAGGCGATCCGTGGCGGAGTGTTCTCGCCGGATGATCCGGGCCGCTACGTGGGCTTGATCGACGGCCTGATCGACTACGACCGCTTCCTGGTTTGCGCCGACTTCGATTCCTACTGGGACGCCCAGGCCAAGGTCGAGGCCCATTGGCACGATTCCAAGGCGTGGTGGCGTTCGGCGGTGCTGAACACGGCGCGGATGGGGTGGTTCAGCTCGGACCGCACGATCCGCGAGTACGCCACCGAGATCTGGAAAGCGCTCGACTAA
- a CDS encoding DUF2339 domain-containing protein: MQWIFMLMGLVLGWTLDESFYDAGIGALLGLGIGQAIRLSRLAAQAQQQALQLETTQKAVIALGDRLRQLEVPAPTSSVIVEDPSPELAPEFIPAPAAVAQTPELVWELPAELASVAAVAEPSQTLPDDVWVATPRPQEPAAPRDPNLIERAMSGARNWLLGGNTVLRVGVVLLFLGLAFLLRYATEGMVVPIELRYAGVAAAAVGLLGLGWWLRLRNSNYGLMLQGTGIAVLYLTVFAAMRLHPLIDPGAALGLLVAVTVFSAILAIAQDALGLACAAALGGFAAPILTSTGAGNHVALFSYFALLNTGILAIAWFKAWRLLNLIGFVGTFGIGFAWGMRSYTPELLWSTEPFLVLFFLMYLAIGLLFARRKLQEMGDAPEGRDALLRWSAAKGDYVDGSMLFGPPLVGFGLQFALVQHLEFAAAFSALGLGIIYMGLARLLSGGRALLLAETCLALGVIFASLAIPLGLDARWTAAAWAVEGAGIFWLGLRQQRPLARAFGLLLQAGSALAFLSELRIGEHTLIDGAPLGAMLLGAALLLSFHHLRQAPSEQAAQWERKGLPLLASLGLSFLYLLAPLLLLTQGTAVSWAIAGLVTLFVGLRIGSRTFLFTAFAVQLLGGALFLLRLQGGEGAAVFSAGWSGLLSASLIGLALIGGMLLAARDDMVRSDRRLLRGLSVVLLAGLVLINLAVLFVLPWESASGVWAASGLFIIWLSLYLQQRVSFVFGLLLQLIGGGSFLLAMPDLLGPLSREGLSPLAHAGFWTPLVLGLAALIGAWRLQREPHAPVFAVLKLQRLSDLLLMWGAAWWTMALIGEVLRFVADELQGACLLGGAAVSVAVWTLLATRLRWASLGVLCTLLMPAAGVVLLASAHTYYHPAAQFGLLAWLAVFGVHFVSLRRLAAVVPTKVLSVAHVLGCWMLIGVLALELRYGLLRLSAEYNAWRWLGWAILPSLYLVLAAAPRHWPWPVSAYPREYRVLAALPLAVLMLGWFWLANSFSDGTAEPLPYVPLLNPLDLGLLFALLGVYLWGRSVAPQRGPRAERLAQGIAGLSLFAFFTALVMRTAHHWGGVPFHLDALLESMLVQAGLSIVWTLIALGLMIGGHLRHRREVWLIGAALIAVVVAKLFFVELSNRGGLARIVSFIGVGGLLLVVGYFAPLPPKRVEPVPETEGASS; the protein is encoded by the coding sequence ATGCAATGGATTTTCATGCTGATGGGCCTGGTGCTCGGCTGGACGCTCGACGAGTCGTTCTATGACGCAGGCATCGGTGCGCTGCTGGGGTTGGGCATTGGCCAGGCGATTCGCCTGTCCAGGCTGGCCGCCCAGGCGCAACAGCAAGCGCTTCAGCTGGAAACCACGCAGAAGGCCGTGATTGCGCTGGGTGATCGGTTGCGGCAACTGGAAGTGCCCGCGCCAACCAGCAGCGTCATTGTCGAAGACCCCAGCCCGGAACTTGCCCCAGAATTCATCCCTGCACCCGCAGCTGTTGCCCAAACCCCCGAGCTTGTGTGGGAGTTACCGGCCGAATTGGCGTCCGTCGCCGCTGTTGCCGAGCCGAGCCAGACGCTGCCGGACGACGTTTGGGTGGCCACGCCACGTCCTCAAGAACCTGCCGCGCCCCGTGACCCCAACCTGATCGAACGCGCCATGAGCGGTGCGCGCAATTGGCTGTTAGGCGGCAACACGGTGCTGCGGGTGGGCGTGGTGCTGTTGTTCCTTGGCCTGGCATTCCTGTTGCGCTATGCCACCGAAGGCATGGTGGTGCCGATCGAGCTGCGTTACGCCGGGGTGGCGGCAGCGGCGGTCGGCCTGTTGGGTCTGGGCTGGTGGTTGCGGCTGCGTAACAGCAACTATGGCCTGATGCTGCAAGGCACCGGCATTGCGGTGCTGTACCTGACGGTGTTTGCGGCGATGCGCCTGCACCCGCTGATCGATCCTGGCGCAGCCCTGGGCCTGCTGGTGGCGGTCACGGTGTTTTCGGCGATCCTGGCGATTGCCCAGGACGCACTGGGCCTGGCCTGCGCGGCTGCGCTCGGCGGCTTTGCGGCACCGATCCTCACGTCCACTGGCGCCGGTAACCATGTGGCGTTGTTCAGTTATTTCGCCTTGCTCAATACCGGAATTCTCGCCATCGCCTGGTTCAAGGCCTGGCGTTTGCTCAACCTGATTGGTTTTGTCGGCACCTTCGGCATTGGGTTCGCCTGGGGCATGCGTTCCTACACGCCGGAGTTGCTGTGGAGCACCGAGCCGTTCCTGGTGCTGTTCTTCCTGATGTACCTGGCCATCGGCCTGCTGTTCGCCCGTCGTAAATTGCAGGAGATGGGCGATGCACCCGAAGGCCGTGATGCGTTGCTGCGCTGGTCTGCGGCCAAAGGCGATTACGTCGACGGCAGCATGCTGTTCGGCCCGCCGCTGGTGGGCTTTGGTTTGCAGTTCGCGCTGGTGCAGCACCTGGAGTTTGCCGCTGCGTTCAGTGCATTGGGCCTGGGCATTATCTATATGGGGCTGGCCCGGTTGCTCAGCGGTGGGCGCGCCTTGTTGCTGGCCGAAACCTGTCTGGCCCTGGGAGTGATTTTTGCCAGCCTGGCGATTCCACTGGGTCTTGATGCACGCTGGACCGCTGCGGCGTGGGCGGTGGAAGGCGCGGGCATCTTCTGGCTCGGCTTGCGCCAACAACGGCCATTGGCACGTGCCTTCGGTCTGTTGCTGCAAGCGGGCTCGGCGCTGGCGTTTCTCAGCGAGCTGCGTATCGGCGAACACACATTGATTGATGGCGCGCCGTTGGGCGCCATGCTTCTGGGCGCGGCGCTGCTGTTGAGCTTCCATCACTTGCGCCAGGCGCCGAGCGAGCAGGCCGCGCAGTGGGAGCGCAAAGGGCTGCCGCTGCTGGCGAGCCTGGGTTTGAGTTTCTTGTACCTGCTCGCACCGCTGCTGTTGCTGACCCAAGGCACCGCCGTGAGCTGGGCGATCGCCGGGCTGGTGACGCTGTTTGTCGGTTTGCGCATTGGCTCGCGGACCTTCCTGTTCACCGCGTTTGCCGTGCAGTTGCTGGGCGGGGCGTTGTTCCTGCTGCGCTTGCAGGGCGGAGAGGGCGCGGCGGTATTCAGTGCGGGCTGGAGTGGTTTGCTCAGCGCCTCGCTGATCGGCCTGGCCTTGATCGGCGGCATGCTGCTGGCCGCCCGCGACGATATGGTGCGCAGTGATAGACGCCTGTTACGCGGGTTGTCGGTGGTGCTGTTGGCCGGCTTGGTGCTGATCAATCTCGCGGTGCTGTTCGTGCTGCCCTGGGAAAGCGCCAGCGGTGTATGGGCGGCCAGTGGCTTGTTTATCATCTGGTTGAGCCTGTACCTGCAACAGCGGGTCAGTTTCGTGTTCGGGTTGCTGCTGCAACTGATCGGCGGTGGCTCATTTTTGCTGGCGATGCCGGATCTGCTCGGGCCTTTGTCTCGCGAGGGCTTGAGCCCATTGGCCCACGCCGGTTTCTGGACGCCGTTGGTGCTGGGCCTGGCCGCCTTGATCGGCGCCTGGCGTCTGCAGCGTGAGCCCCATGCGCCGGTATTCGCTGTATTGAAGCTGCAACGTCTGTCCGACCTGCTGCTGATGTGGGGCGCGGCCTGGTGGACGATGGCGCTGATCGGTGAAGTGCTGAGATTCGTGGCCGATGAGTTACAAGGTGCCTGCTTGCTGGGGGGGGCGGCGGTCAGCGTGGCAGTCTGGACGCTGTTGGCAACACGCCTGCGCTGGGCGTCGCTGGGCGTGCTGTGCACGTTGCTGATGCCGGCAGCGGGCGTGGTGTTGCTAGCGTCGGCGCACACCTATTACCACCCGGCGGCGCAGTTCGGCCTGTTGGCCTGGTTGGCGGTGTTTGGGGTGCATTTCGTCTCGCTGCGACGGTTGGCGGCGGTGGTGCCGACCAAGGTGTTGAGCGTTGCCCATGTGCTGGGCTGCTGGATGCTGATCGGCGTGCTGGCGCTGGAGCTGCGTTATGGCCTGTTGCGTCTGTCGGCCGAATACAACGCCTGGCGCTGGCTGGGCTGGGCTATTCTGCCGAGCCTGTACCTGGTGCTGGCTGCTGCGCCGCGCCATTGGCCGTGGCCGGTGTCGGCGTACCCGCGCGAATATCGGGTGCTGGCGGCGTTGCCGCTGGCGGTGCTGATGCTCGGCTGGTTCTGGCTGGCGAACAGCTTCAGCGACGGCACGGCTGAGCCATTGCCCTATGTGCCGTTGCTCAATCCGCTTGACCTGGGCCTGTTGTTCGCGCTGCTGGGCGTGTACCTGTGGGGCCGCAGCGTGGCGCCGCAACGTGGACCGCGTGCCGAGCGGCTTGCCCAGGGTATCGCGGGCCTCTCGCTGTTCGCGTTCTTCACGGCGCTGGTGATGCGCACCGCGCACCATTGGGGCGGGGTGCCGTTCCATCTGGATGCGCTGCTCGAATCAATGTTGGTGCAAGCCGGCCTGTCGATTGTCTGGACC